A portion of the Pseudorasbora parva isolate DD20220531a chromosome 1, ASM2467924v1, whole genome shotgun sequence genome contains these proteins:
- the tex9 gene encoding testis-expressed protein 9 isoform X2, protein MADRTPRPALPPALKKPQTSYSERPSRPRPQSRSSSAPSKKPPQMDLLAKEEEYKRLNAELEAKTAELVREAEKVMRDQNEVLSKPISSHLSIDTDRDFEDSRMVNIKKETTSKQPTTIIKNKTFSEKSSKPSKPGSGNRKNAHVNRKATHTVVDDVAIPEDFGDFSLAKTISNIENRVSDDLTEEHLQDDIMPSVGDEMGAEAQIRFLKAKLRVMQEELNRLSHECNKKDDENSTLSSKLKDVEEERARLQKTTNVQQTQVEKQRALAEESSRKCEGLQQQVAALQKELESLKRTHKQAASTHSATEVRLNRALEEVEKAKTQLNKLKQSSKDSTSQEHQKIETLQAENRKLERQNAELIMGFKKQLKLIDVLKRQKMHFEAAKLLSFTEEEFMKALDWGKDGVS, encoded by the exons ATGGCAGACCGCACACCCAGACCCGCGCTACCTCCTGCT TTAAAAAAGCCCCAAACGTCTTACTCGGAAAGGCCTTCCAGACCCAGACCTCAGAGCAGGTCTTCATCTGCTCCTTCAAAGAAACCACCGCAAATGGACCTCTTAGCTAAAGAAGAGGAATACAA ACGTCTCAATGCAGAACTAGAAGCAAAAACAGCAGAacttgttcgggaagcagagaAAGTTATG AGGGATCAAAATGAGGTGCTCTCCAAACCAATTTCCTCTCATCTCTCCATTGATACTGACCGTGATTTTGAGGATTCTAG GATGgtgaatataaaaaaagaaacaacatCAAAGCAGCCCACTACG ATCATAAAAAACAAGACATTCTCTGAAAAATCTTCAAAGCCAAGCAAGCCAGGCTCAGGAAATAGAAAAAATGCTCA TGTCAACAGAAAAGCAACACACACTGTGGTCGATGATGTTGCTATTCCTGAAGACTTTGGGGATTTCTCGCTTGCTAAGACAATCAGCAATATTGAGAACAGGGTTAGTGATGATCTCACTGAGGAACACTTGCAGGATGACATCATGCCCAGTGTTGGAGATGAGATGGGCGCAG AGGCTCAGATCAGATTTTTGAAGGCTAAACTTCGAGTAATGCAGGAAGAATTAAACAGACTCTCACATGAATGCAACAAGAAG GATGACGAAAACAGCACTTTAAGTAGCAAACTAAAGGATGTGGAAGAGGAAAGGGCAAGATTGCAGAAGACTACAAATGTCCAACAGACTCAGGTTGAGAAACAAAGAGCTTTAGCTGAAGAATCCAGTCGGAAGTGTGAAGGTCTGCAACAGCAAGTGGCAGCACTGCAAAAG GAGTTGGAGAGCCTGAAGAGGACCCATAAGCAGGCCGCCAGTACACACAGTGCAACAGAAGTGCGGTTGAATAGAGCTCTGGAGGAGGTTGAGAAGGCTAAAACTCAGCTCAACAAACTCAAACAGAGCAGTAAG GATTCAACCAGTCAGGAGCACCAGAAGATTGAAACCTTACAAGCTGAGAACAGAAAGCTGGAAAGACAAAATGCTGAGCTCATCATGGGTTTTAAAAAGCAACTAAAGCtaatagatgttttaaaaagacaGAAG ATGCATTTTGAAGCGGCCAAGCTGTTGTCCTTCACTGAAGAGGAGTTCATGAAAGCTTTGGATTGGGGAAAGGATGGAGTCTCATAG
- the tex9 gene encoding testis-expressed protein 9 isoform X1 — translation MADRTPRPALPPALKKPQTSYSERPSRPRPQSRSSSAPSKKPPQMDLLAKEEEYKRLNAELEAKTAELVREAEKVMRDQNEVLSKPISSHLSIDTDRDFEDSRMVNIKKETTSKQPTTIIKNKTFSEKSSKPSKPGSGNRKNAHSVNRKATHTVVDDVAIPEDFGDFSLAKTISNIENRVSDDLTEEHLQDDIMPSVGDEMGAEAQIRFLKAKLRVMQEELNRLSHECNKKDDENSTLSSKLKDVEEERARLQKTTNVQQTQVEKQRALAEESSRKCEGLQQQVAALQKELESLKRTHKQAASTHSATEVRLNRALEEVEKAKTQLNKLKQSSKDSTSQEHQKIETLQAENRKLERQNAELIMGFKKQLKLIDVLKRQKMHFEAAKLLSFTEEEFMKALDWGKDGVS, via the exons ATGGCAGACCGCACACCCAGACCCGCGCTACCTCCTGCT TTAAAAAAGCCCCAAACGTCTTACTCGGAAAGGCCTTCCAGACCCAGACCTCAGAGCAGGTCTTCATCTGCTCCTTCAAAGAAACCACCGCAAATGGACCTCTTAGCTAAAGAAGAGGAATACAA ACGTCTCAATGCAGAACTAGAAGCAAAAACAGCAGAacttgttcgggaagcagagaAAGTTATG AGGGATCAAAATGAGGTGCTCTCCAAACCAATTTCCTCTCATCTCTCCATTGATACTGACCGTGATTTTGAGGATTCTAG GATGgtgaatataaaaaaagaaacaacatCAAAGCAGCCCACTACG ATCATAAAAAACAAGACATTCTCTGAAAAATCTTCAAAGCCAAGCAAGCCAGGCTCAGGAAATAGAAAAAATGCTCA TAGTGTCAACAGAAAAGCAACACACACTGTGGTCGATGATGTTGCTATTCCTGAAGACTTTGGGGATTTCTCGCTTGCTAAGACAATCAGCAATATTGAGAACAGGGTTAGTGATGATCTCACTGAGGAACACTTGCAGGATGACATCATGCCCAGTGTTGGAGATGAGATGGGCGCAG AGGCTCAGATCAGATTTTTGAAGGCTAAACTTCGAGTAATGCAGGAAGAATTAAACAGACTCTCACATGAATGCAACAAGAAG GATGACGAAAACAGCACTTTAAGTAGCAAACTAAAGGATGTGGAAGAGGAAAGGGCAAGATTGCAGAAGACTACAAATGTCCAACAGACTCAGGTTGAGAAACAAAGAGCTTTAGCTGAAGAATCCAGTCGGAAGTGTGAAGGTCTGCAACAGCAAGTGGCAGCACTGCAAAAG GAGTTGGAGAGCCTGAAGAGGACCCATAAGCAGGCCGCCAGTACACACAGTGCAACAGAAGTGCGGTTGAATAGAGCTCTGGAGGAGGTTGAGAAGGCTAAAACTCAGCTCAACAAACTCAAACAGAGCAGTAAG GATTCAACCAGTCAGGAGCACCAGAAGATTGAAACCTTACAAGCTGAGAACAGAAAGCTGGAAAGACAAAATGCTGAGCTCATCATGGGTTTTAAAAAGCAACTAAAGCtaatagatgttttaaaaagacaGAAG ATGCATTTTGAAGCGGCCAAGCTGTTGTCCTTCACTGAAGAGGAGTTCATGAAAGCTTTGGATTGGGGAAAGGATGGAGTCTCATAG
- the calml4a gene encoding calmodulin-like protein 4a isoform X1, producing MAKFLSQTQIDEFKECFSLYDKKRKGKIEAKDLITVMRCLGTSPTFNEVDRHLQIHKIDKTGELDFSTFLTMMHRQMQQEDPKTEILEAMRMTDKHKKGYILASELRAKLTGLGEKLTEKEVDELFKEANVGRDGLVHYEEFIRMVTLPTVDY from the exons ATG GCAAAATTCTTATCACAAACTCAGATTGATG AGTTCAAAGAATGTTTCTCACTTTATGACAAGAAGCGCAAGGGGAAGATCGAAGCCAAAGACCTTATTACGGTCATGCGCTGTTTGGGTACAAGTCCCACATTTAATGAAGTGGATAGACATCTGCAGATCCACAAAATAG ATAAGACAGGGGAGCTGGacttttcaacatttttaaCCATGATGCACAGACAGATGCAGCAGGAGGATCCTAAGACTGAAATTCTGGAGGCTATGCGCATGACAGACAAACACAAGAAGGGCTACATTCTGGCCTCTGAGTTGAGGGCTAAACTCACTGGCTTGGGAGAAAAGCTCACTGAAAAAGAAG TGGATGAGCTTTTTAAAGAGGCTAATGTTGGGCGTGATGGACTTGTTCATTATGAGGAGTTCATCAGAATGGTCACACTTCCTACAGTGGACTACTAA
- the calml4a gene encoding calmodulin-like protein 4a isoform X2 codes for MMHRQMQQEDPKTEILEAMRMTDKHKKGYILASELRAKLTGLGEKLTEKEVDELFKEANVGRDGLVHYEEFIRMVTLPTVDY; via the exons ATGATGCACAGACAGATGCAGCAGGAGGATCCTAAGACTGAAATTCTGGAGGCTATGCGCATGACAGACAAACACAAGAAGGGCTACATTCTGGCCTCTGAGTTGAGGGCTAAACTCACTGGCTTGGGAGAAAAGCTCACTGAAAAAGAAG TGGATGAGCTTTTTAAAGAGGCTAATGTTGGGCGTGATGGACTTGTTCATTATGAGGAGTTCATCAGAATGGTCACACTTCCTACAGTGGACTACTAA
- the cln6a gene encoding ceroid-lipofuscinosis neuronal protein 6a, with protein MRRRPQSAALSPGYLRAGTEKTLSAAAQSYFHTDLWLCFTVQNWILDFGRPIAMIVIPLEWFPLNKPSVGDYFHMAYNVITPFLLLKLIERSPTTLPRSAVYLSIITFVMGASIHLVGDSINHRLILSGYQLHLSVRENPIIKDLKPTSLIDSFELLYYYDEHLGHCMWYVPFFLILFLYFTGCFTQVKEEKMPYSGWLLLGPSAVYYWYLITEGQIFVLYVFTFFAMVATVMRQRRMGFRLDSNGRFLFYNFIITLGLVLVWVAYLWNDKVLRKKYPGIIYVPEPWSFYTLHIKGS; from the exons ATGCGGAGAAGACCACAGTCTGCAGCTTTGAGTCCGGGATATTTGAG GGCTGGGACTGAGAAAACACTTTCTGCAGCAGCACAGTCCTATTTCCACACGGATCTATGGCTCTGTTTCACTGTGCAAAACTGGATACTGGACTTCGGGAGACCAATTGCTATG ATCGTAATTCCTCTGGAATGGTTTCCTCTAAATAAGCCAAGTGTTGGAGATTATTTTCACATGGCATATAATGTCATTACACCATTCTTATTACTGAAG CTGATTGAGCGGAGTCCCACGACCCTTCCTCGCTCAGCTGTTTATCTCAGCATCATCACCTTTGTCATGGGAGCCAGCATACACCTAGTGGGAGACTCTATTAACCATCGTCTCATCCTTAGTGGATACCAGCTTCATCTTTCCGTCAGAGAAAACCCCATTATCAAGGACCTGAAGCCTACCTCACTG ATTGATTCCTTTGAGCTTCTGTATTACTATGATGAGCACTTAGGGCATTGCATGTG GTATGTTCCATTCTTCCTTATTCTCTTCTTGTATTTCACTGGCTGCTTTACGCAAGTTAAAGAAGAGAAGATGCCGTACTCAGGTTGGCTACTACTTGGCCCTAGTGCAGTGTACTACTG GTATCTGATTACTGAGGGGCAGATCTTTGTTCTTTATGTCTTCACCTTTTTTGCCATGGTTGCCACTGTGATGCGCCAGAGGCGGATGGGCTTCAGGCTAGACAGCAATGGGCGTTTCCTTTTTTATAACTTCATCATTACTCTGGGATTAGTTCTGGTTTGGGTCGCATATCTGTGGAATGATAAAGTTTTGCGCAAGAAGTATCCTGGTATCATCTATGTCCCCGAGCCTTGGTCCTTTTACACCTTACACATCAAAGGCAGTTAA